A region from the Sandaracinus amylolyticus genome encodes:
- a CDS encoding M28 family peptidase, translated as MLAVRDLASVFLLLLAIGCGGAQGAREVAPAFPPPTPRLAANARAVHAHFDPERALATVAYVDRFFRVRGNEGYQSSLRHVQTSLAAQGFDLASMRLVQLGEERATWTPRRARLALIGDGGSETELVAFADESERDRAALLVGSDAMAPVELEVVRIEAVRAGTSARGRLVLAEGEPRPLFRELASRGAVGVLVKNLAPYHRGDDAAQFGYLPAHEGQLGIGFSLSEEDWRALRAATERGIARVRVEIAVRSGRSAATALEARIEGTEPDAGAIVFVAHVDEPGANDNASGVGALAELAVALRRAIEEGAVRPPTRTLVFLWGQEIEVAREWLEREVMPVSAGLVLDMVGQDPTVVGAPFLIERMPDPGAVWLRAPDEHSEWGQSEVDPARLRGHFLNDWLRASIASVQGVEGAAFPARAHPFEGGSDHVAFLERGLPAVLAWHFTDDAYHTTRDRLDRVSGAEMRRVAAVLGGAALSMASGERGDREEMIAVVRAAGLERLAWAEHASREEIASGGALTTERLVIGAWGDWYDEALRSIDAWDGEDEALRAAITEAREAIAARTREAEATLR; from the coding sequence ATGCTCGCGGTGCGTGATCTCGCGTCGGTCTTCCTTCTTCTTCTCGCGATCGGTTGTGGAGGCGCACAGGGCGCGCGTGAGGTCGCGCCCGCGTTCCCACCGCCCACGCCGCGCCTCGCGGCCAACGCACGCGCGGTGCACGCGCACTTCGATCCCGAGCGCGCGCTCGCGACGGTCGCGTACGTCGACCGCTTCTTCCGGGTGCGCGGGAACGAGGGCTACCAGAGCTCGCTGCGTCACGTGCAGACCAGTCTGGCCGCGCAGGGCTTCGACCTCGCGTCGATGCGCCTCGTGCAGCTCGGCGAGGAGCGCGCGACGTGGACGCCACGCCGCGCGCGGCTCGCGTTGATCGGCGATGGTGGGAGCGAGACCGAGCTCGTCGCGTTCGCCGACGAGAGCGAGCGCGACCGCGCCGCGCTGCTCGTCGGGAGCGACGCGATGGCGCCCGTGGAGCTCGAGGTCGTGCGCATCGAGGCGGTGCGCGCGGGGACGAGCGCGCGCGGTCGTCTCGTGCTCGCCGAGGGCGAGCCGCGTCCGCTCTTCCGTGAGCTCGCGTCGCGCGGCGCGGTCGGCGTGCTCGTGAAGAACCTCGCGCCCTATCACCGCGGCGACGATGCGGCGCAGTTCGGGTATCTGCCCGCGCACGAGGGTCAGCTCGGGATCGGCTTCTCGCTCTCCGAGGAAGACTGGCGCGCGCTCCGAGCGGCGACCGAGCGCGGCATCGCGCGGGTGCGCGTGGAGATCGCGGTGCGCAGCGGTCGATCGGCGGCGACCGCGCTCGAAGCGCGCATCGAGGGCACGGAGCCCGACGCGGGCGCGATCGTCTTCGTCGCGCACGTCGACGAGCCCGGCGCGAACGACAACGCGAGCGGTGTGGGCGCGCTCGCGGAGCTCGCCGTGGCGCTGCGCCGCGCGATCGAAGAGGGCGCGGTGCGTCCTCCGACGCGCACGCTGGTGTTCCTGTGGGGTCAGGAGATCGAGGTCGCGCGCGAGTGGCTCGAGCGCGAGGTGATGCCGGTGAGCGCGGGGCTCGTGCTCGACATGGTCGGACAGGATCCGACCGTCGTGGGCGCGCCGTTCCTCATCGAGCGCATGCCCGATCCCGGCGCGGTGTGGCTGCGCGCGCCCGACGAGCACAGCGAGTGGGGACAGAGCGAGGTCGATCCCGCGCGGCTGCGCGGGCACTTCTTGAACGACTGGCTCCGCGCGTCGATCGCGAGCGTGCAGGGCGTCGAGGGCGCGGCGTTCCCGGCGCGCGCGCATCCGTTCGAAGGCGGCAGCGATCACGTCGCGTTCCTCGAGCGGGGGCTGCCCGCGGTGCTCGCGTGGCACTTCACCGACGACGCGTACCACACGACGCGTGATCGCCTCGATCGCGTGAGCGGCGCGGAGATGCGGCGCGTCGCGGCGGTGCTCGGTGGCGCGGCGCTCTCGATGGCGTCGGGCGAGCGCGGCGATCGCGAGGAGATGATCGCGGTGGTGCGCGCAGCCGGGCTCGAGCGGCTCGCGTGGGCGGAGCACGCGTCGCGCGAGGAGATCGCGTCGGGCGGCGCGCTCACCACCGAGCGCCTCGTGATCGGCGCGTGGGGCGACTGGTACGACGAGGCGCTGCGATCGATCGACGCGTGGGACGGCGAGGACGAGGCGCTGCGCGCGGCGATCACCGAGGCGCGCGAGGCGATCGCGGCGCGCACCCGCGAGGCCGAGGCGACGCTGCGCTGA